The Burkholderiales bacterium sequence CATTGCGGCCGACGAGCCCCGCCATCGTCCCCGCGGGAAGATCGAGGCAGGCACCGCGCAACACCTGGGCTCCCTCGATCCCGACGTCGAGCCCTTCCACCCTAAGCATGGGGCGCGCTCCTCCCCGCCCGGTGCAGCTCGGTCCCCACCACGTGGCGCCGCACCTCTGGGTCCCCCAGCACCTCCTCAGGCGGGCCGTCGGCGATCACCCGCCCTTCGTAGAAAGCGAGCACCCGGGGGGCGTAGCGCTCCACGATCTCCATGTCATGTTCGACGAACAGGCTCGCCGCGCCCGTCTCCCGCACCGCGCTCATCACCGTGTCCATGAGCGGAAACTTCTCCTCCACCGACACGCCGCTGGTGGGCTCGTCCAAGAGCAGCAGGGCTGGCCGGGCCACCGTGGCCATGGCGATGTCGAGGAGCTTGCGCACCCCCTGGGGCAGGGTCGCCGCTCGCGCTGGCGCGTATTCGGCGATGGCGTAGCGCCGCAACAGGGCGCTCCCGCGCTCCTCCCGCTCCCGGGTGCGCAAGGGCCTCACCCACGTGAGCCGCCCCTCTCCCAGCATGGCCAGGGCGATCAGCACATTTTCCAGCACCGAAAGCTCGCGAAAGATCTGGGGGATCTGGAACGAGCGGCAGACCCCGGCGCGGGTCACTTCGCGCGGAGCAAGCCCCGTGATGTCCCGCCCGCGGAAATGCACCGTGCCCTCGGAAGGCTTGAGATAGCCGGTCACCATGTTGATGAAGGTGGTCTTGCCCGCGCCGTTGGCGCCGATCACGCCCACGACTTCCCCTTCCGCCACCCGCACGCTGACCTGCGCCGCCGCCACTACGGCGCCAAAGCGCTTGCTGAGGGATCGGGTCTCCAGGATCGGCCCCATGGGTTCACGCCCTTCCGCGTCCGGCCACCAGGGACCACAGGCCCCTGGGCAGGAACAGGATGATGGTGAGCAGCACGGCACCGAGAATGAGCTGCCAGGTGTAAGGCGAGACTTGGAACGCGTAGCTCTTCACCAGCTCGAAGATGAGGGATCCCAGGTACGGGGCGGCCACGTGGGCGGTGCCGCCCATCAGGGCGATGAACACGAATTCGCCGGAAGTGGTCCAGTAGGCCATGTCCGGTCCCACGTGGCCGGTGGCGAAGGCGGTGAGCGTCCCCCCCAGGGCGGCCAGGCCCGCGGCCAGCACGTACTTGATATAGACCACGCGCCGCGCCGAGACGCCCAGGTATTCCACTCGGATCTCGTTCTCCCGCACCGCCTCGCCGGCGTAGCCCAAGCCGGCGTGGAAGTAGCGGTGCAGCCCCCAGGCGCAGGCCACGGCCACCAGGCTCGCGAGGGCAAACACCCAGGTCCCGGCGTTCTCGGGCGCATATCCCAGGAAGGTGGGAGAAGGGACGTGGAAACCGTCCGTGGAGCCCAGGGCCTGGGAGCGGGCGAGGATGCCGTACAGGATCATGGAAAAGGCCAGGGTGAACATGGCGAAGAAGATCTCCCGGTAACGGCACAGCAGCGCTCCCAGCACCGCCCCGATGGCGAGTCCGGAGGCGAGCCCCAGGGCGAGGAGGGCGAAGGCGTCGGTCAGCCCCAGGTACCTGCCGGCGAGCCCCGCCGCGTAGCCGCCGACGCAGAAGTAGAGCCCCTGCCCGAAGGAGACCAGCCCCGCTCGCATGAGCACCACCACCCCCGCCACCACCAGCGCCCGGGCGAGGGCCACCGTGACGAGAAAGGAGAGCCACCGGGGAAGCCAGGGCCCCGCGATGAGCAGGGTGGCGAGCGCCAGCACCGCCGCGACGGCCGTCTTGTCCGGCTTCCCCATCAGATCTTCCTCACCGCGGCGCCGGCGAACAGCCCGTGGGGACGAAACGCCAGCACCGCGGACATGACGGCATAGACCACGAACAGCTCCAGCTCCGGGAAGTAGTGCACCGCCGCGGCCCGCGAAAGTCCCACGATGAGGGCCCCCACCACCGCCCCGGCCACGCTCCCGAGGCCACCGATCACCACCACGGCGAAGGCGATGACGATCACCTCCACGCCGATGCCGGGCACCACCGAGAGCAGCGGCGCCGTGAGGGCGCCGGCCAGGGCCCCCAGGACCCCGCCGATCACGAAGGTGATCACGAAGGTGCGGGAGACGTTGATTCCCAGGACGGCGGCCATCTCCCGGTCGTAGATCACCGCCTTGAGGAGCCGGCCCGGCCGGGTGCGCTCCAGCGCCCACGCCAGCAGCGCGGAGATCGCCACCGCGGCGCCGATCAGGACGAGATCGTAGCGGGCGAAGCTCACCTCGCCCACCTGGAGCCTGCCCAGCAGGCTGTAGGGCTGGTGGGCCATGTAGGGATTCACGCCCCAGACGAGCTTGATCAAGTCCTCCAGCATGAGCAGCACCGCGTAGGTGACCAGCAGCATCACCACCTCGTCGCGGCCGTACATGAACCGCAGCACGCCCCGCTCCACCAGCAGGCTCACCGCCGCCCCTGCGACCAGGGCGGCCGCCAGGAGGACCGGGTAACCCCCCCAGGGAACGTACCCGGCGGCGAAGTACCACCCGGCGGCGGAGGCGGCGGCGTAGGCGCCCACGGCGTAGAGGCTGCCGTGGGCCAGGTTCAGGATCTTCATCACCCCGTAGACCAAGGTAAGGCCCGCGGCCACGATGAACAGCCACGAGGCGTAGATCAGCCCGTCGGCGACGATGGCGAGCAGCTTGAGCATGGACCTAGCACTTCGCCCCCGGGAAACCGGCCTCGATCCACTGCTCGCTGGTCATGGTGTCCGGGGGATTGACGCACTCGGCCGGGTAGCGCTTGACGTTCACGATCGCCGGCTTGCCCCCCTCCCGCTTGAAGCGTCCGTAGACCATTTCCTGTACCGCCTGGTGCCCTTTGCCCAGGACCATCTTCACCGTGCCGCTGGGCGCTTCGAAGGTGAGTCCCTCCAGGGCGGCGATGATGTCGGCCTCCGATGGATTGGGCTTCGCCTGGGCCGCTTTCTCGGCGGCGGCCTTCAGGCCCAGGATCGCCTGGGCCATCTTGTAGGAGGGGTAGGTGGGCCAGGTGTTGTAGCGGTTGAAGTAGCTCTCCCGGAACCAGCGGTTCAAGGCGTTGTCCGGCGCGAACACGCCGTAGGGTCCACGGCCGCCGATCACGGCGCCCTCGGGCATCTGGTCGGCGAGGCGGAACATGGCGGTCTCGCCGGTGGTGAGCACGGGCGTCTGCTTCGCGAACAGGCCCCGGGCGGACGCCTGCAGCACGAAGCTTTCCATATCTCCGCCCCAGAAGCTGGAATGGACGTAATCGGCCTCGTGCAGCATCAGCGCCGAGATCTCCGCGCCGTACTGCCCGGCGAAGAGTTTCGGCCACTGGACGGTGCCCACCTCCACGCCCGGCTTCAGTTTCTGCAGGGCCTTGATGAAGTCGTTCCAGGAGTCCTGCCCCCAGGCGTAGTTCTGGTTGATCCCGTTTACCCGCTTGAGGTTGGGGGTGAGCTCCAGGATGTAGCGGGCGGCGCCCACGTTGTCCATGGTGGCGGTGGGGCCGGTGCGGAACACGTACTTGTAGCTGCGCTCTTCGAAGACCCGGGGCGTGCCGCAGTCGAAGAAGACGGTGAGTTTCTTCAGCTCCTCCGCCACTGGCGCGACGGCGAGGCAGTCCCCCGAGGAGATATAGCCGATCACCGCGTCCGCCTTGTCCCGCTGCACCAGGTTGCGAAATTCTGCCACCTGCTTGGTGGGACCGCCCGCCTCGTCCACCCAGATCGGCTTGATGGCGAGCCCCGCGATCCCCTTGGCTCCGTAGGGCGCCGGCACGGTGCCGTTGTTGATCGCCTCGATCACCATCTCGGCGGCGTTGCGCGCCGGGACGCCGAAGGGACCCGCGGCGCCGCCGGAAAGGAAAGTCACCAGCCCGAGGCGGTACTCCTGGGCGGCCGCCGGAGCCGTCGCCGCCGCCAGAAATACCCCCGCGAGGAGCCCCGTGGCCAGGCCGCCGAACCGTTTCCCCTGCTTCGATCGATCTTTCATGGTCCCCTCCTTATCCGTGTGTCTGCGTTTGTCGGTTGGATTCCGCCCGCCGGGCCGCGCGCGGCCGAGCGCAGCGCCTCCGGCGGGTACACCTTGAACCGGCTGAGCATGGCCTTCGCGGGCGGAAAGCGCTCGTCGGGCACCACCTCGCCGATGGCGACGGTCTGCTGCATCTGGTGGGTCGCCGGATCCATGTAGGACTCGAAGCCCTCCGGGTCTTCCGGGAGCTTGAGCCGCAGCCCCTCCAGGGCGGCGATCAGGCGCTCGCCGTCGGCGACCCCGCCCGCCCGAGCCACCGCCTCGGCGATGGCCAGGATCCCGGTGTACGCTCCTTGCGCCGCGTAGGAGGGATAGCGCCCCGCCCGGGCATGGAAACCCTGGACGAAGCGGCGGTTCGCCTCCGTCTCGGGCCAGTTGTTGTGGTGCCGCGCCGAGAGGATCAACCCGGTGGGCATGTCGGCGCCTAAGGCGGCCATCACTTCGTAGTTTCCGCCGGCGTCGAAATTGGCGAACTGTATCTTCTCGAACAGGCGCACCGTCCTGGCCTGCTGGATGAAGGCCACCAGGTCGCCCCCCCAGTGGCCGTTCACCACCAGGTCGGGCTTCGCCTCCAGGAGGGCCGCGATGTAGCGGGAATAGTCCGGCTCGTACAGCTTGGGCCACAGCACCGCGGCCACCTCGTAGCCCACGCCGAGGGCGTCGAGGGCCTGGCGCAGGTCCAGCCACTGCCTGTGACCGTAATCGTAGTCCGGCCCGATGAAGGCGATGCGCCGCCAGGGCCTGCGGCGCTGCAGCTCCTGGAGGTAGCGGGCCCCCGCCTCCATGGACTGGCGCGTGTTGTTGGTCACGCGGAAGTAGTGGCGGTGCAGCGCCTCCTCGGTGAGCCGCGACGAGGCGTGGTCGGTGCCAATGAAGATGGTCCGAGTGCGCCGGGCCACCTCGGTCACCGCGAGGGCGACAGCGGAGGAGACCACCCCGCACAGGAAGTGCACCCGGTCCCGCTCGACGAAGCCCTGGGCGGTCAGGGCCCCGAGGGAGGGCTTGGACTTGGTGTCCTCCACCAGCACCCGCAGCCGGGGCGTGTCGCGCCGCTCCGCGATCTCCGCGAGGGCCAGTTCGATGGCCGCCACGCTGTCCCGGCCGTAGAGGCCTCCGCGCCCGGTCATGGGGAACATGCAGCCCACCACCACGTCGGCCTTGTCCCGAGGCGCCCCCAGCTCGATGCGCGCCGCCGCCGGGGACGCGGCCAAAGCGCCAGCGGCGAGGAGCAAGGCCCCCATGCTACCTAGGATCCGACGCCCTCCTCCGTTCATGTGCTGGCCCTCCTGTCTCCTCCTGAGCAAGGGGCGTTCCATGGACATCCGCAAAGCCAAATCGTTGGGATTCAACCTGTTGCACCAAACGATGCCCCGGGCCCCTTGAGCGCTTTCCGCTCTAGGGGGCGCGAGGCCGAGCGGTTTCCGCTCAGCCCACCTTGAGGCGCTTGAGCCGCCGCTTGAGGGCGTGGCGGGAGATGCCCAGCAACTGGGCAGCGAGGCCCTTCTGGCCCCGGGCCCGGGCCAGCGCTTCCAGCAGCAAGTCGCGCTCGGCCGCCGCCAGGCGCTCTGGCAAGGCGTGGCGACCGGCCGCCGGACCTCCCGGATCGGAGGGTCTCATCTCCGGGGGGAGGTGCGAGGGCTCGATGGTCTGGCCTGGATGGAGAATGGTGAGCCGCTCCATCAGGTTGCGCAGTTCCCGCACGTTCCCCCGGCCAGGGGTAGGCGCGGAACAGCCTCCGTGCCGCCTCCCCCAGCTTGACCGGGGCGCATCCCTCCTCCCGGGCGAAACGCTCGGCGAAGTGGGCGGCGAGCAGGAACACGTCCTCGCCCCGGTCCTGGAGGGCCGGCAGCTCCATGGGGACCACGTTCAACCGGTAGTACAGGTCCTCGCGGTAGCGGCCCGCGCGCACCTCCGCCGCCAGATCCCGATTGGTGGCGGCCACGACGCGCACGTCCGCCGCCGCCTCGCGAGCGCTCCCCAGGGGGCGATAGGTGCGGTTTTCTAGGAAAGAGAGGAGCTTCGCCTGCAGCGGCGGCGCCAGCTCCCCGATCTCGTCGAGGAACAGGGTGCCCCCGTCGGCCAGGGCCACCAGCCCGACCCGCCGCTGATGGGCGCCGGTGTAGGCCCCTTTTTCGGCGCCGAAGAGCTCCGCCTCCAGGAGCGGCTCGGGCAGGGAGGCGCAGTTCACCTCCACGAAGGGCCCGGCGCGGCGCTCGCTCTCCTGGTGGATCGCCCGCGCCACCACCGCCTTGCCGGTGCCGGAAGCGCCCAGCAACAGGATGGTGCGGGCGCTGCTCGCCGCGACCCGGGCCACCTGCTCGCGCAGCCGCTGGGTCGCGGGATGCTCGCCGACGATGACCGCCTCGCTCGCCGTCAGCCCGCGCCGGTAGGCCACCTCTTGGTCGATGCGCCGGCGCTTCACGGTGGATTCGATCAAGTGCACCAGCTCGTCCAGGTCGAAGGGCTTGGTGAGGTAGTCGGAGGCGCCGGCCTTCACGCATTGCACGGCGGCCCGGGTGTCGCCGTGGGCCGAGATCATGATGACCGGCAGGTCCGGCCGGGCCGCCTTGAGGGCGGCCAGCACCTCCATGCCCGAGACCTCCGGCAAGCGCAGATCCAGGAGCACCGCGTCGGGATCGATCTCGGCGGCGAGCTTCAGGCCGCTCTCGCCGTCGAACGCCCCGCGCGCATCGATTCCCGCCCCCTTCAGGGCGAACTCCAGGGAGCGCACCAGCTTGCGCTCGTCGTCAATGATGAGCACCAGGGGCGCAGTCTTCATGGGTGAGGTCCGCGGCGGCGAGGGGAAGGCGCACGGTCACCGTGGTGCCGGCGCCGGGCTCGCTCGCGATCTCGATCCGGCCCCCGTTCATCTCGGCGAGCTGGCGCGACACGGCCAGCCCGAGCCCGGTGCCGCCGGGTTTGGTGGTGAAGAAAGGCTCGGCCACCTTGTCCACGAGCCCCGGCGGGATGCCGACCCCCGTATCGGACACGGCCAGGCAGCCGACGGGCCCGTCCCGGTAGGCGCGCAGGGTGAGCGTTCCCCCCTGGGGCATCGCCTGCAGGGCGTTCAGCACCAGGTTCACCAGGATCTGCTGGGCCTGGCCCGCGTCCAGATGGAAGCGCAGGTCCCGCTCCCCCAGCACGGAGATGGCGACCCGGGATTCCTCCGCCATGGAGCCGGCGAGGGCCGCCACCCGGCGCAGCAGCTCCCCCGCCGTGACGTCGCTTTTCTCCGGTTCGCTGGGGCGGGCGAAGCTGAGCAGGCTCTGGATCACGCCGTTGATGCGCTCGATCTCCTCGACGACGAGATCCACCAGCTCCCGTCGCGCGGGCTCCGTCTCCCTCGCTCCCAGGGCCTGCACGCTGGTCTTGATGGTGGCCAGGGGATTGCGCACCTCGTGGGCGATGCTGGCGGCGAATTCCCCCAGCGCCGCCCGCTTCTCGGTTTCCACCCGGGCGCGGATCAGCGCCCGCAACTCAGCGCTCATGCGGTTCAGCGCCCGCGCCAGGGTGGCGATCTCGTCCCGGCCTTCCACCGGAACGTGGATCGCCAGCTCGCCCCGGGCCACCGACTCGGCGCCGGCCACCAGGGGCGCGATGCGGCGGCGCATGCGCGCCCCCAGCCGCAGGAACAGCAAGAGCAGGGCGCCGGCGGACGCGCTCGCGAGACCCAGCATGATGTAGCGCACCGGGGCCCCGGGGGAGGGCAGCTCGGCCGCCTCCCGCAGCATCGCCGGAAACCATCCCGGCGCGATCTCGGGACCGGAGACGAGGGGCGCGGCGACCCGCAGCTCGGTGCCTACCTCGGAGAAGACGCGTCCATTGGGGGTGTGCAGGACCGGGCGGTAGACGTCTAGCGCCGCCCCCGTTAGCAGCTCGGTGACCGAGGCGAGCCGCACCTGGAGGGCGACGCTCACCGGCTCCGATCCGATGCGCCGGCGCAGCAGAAACCAGCTGGGGCGCCCGTCCCCCGGCACCAGCGGGCCGATCAGCTCGGCGCCCTGGAACTCCACCCGGGGCAGCGCCCCGAGGGAGAACTCCCGCTCCTCCCACAGAGGCGCACCGGGTACGCCGTGTCCAGGCAGCGCCGCCAGCACCCGCCCGGCGGCATCGAAGAACAGCACACCGTAGACGTCCGGGGCGTCGGTCTCGTAGCGCAGCAGGTTGAGCAGGCGTTCGTCGAGCCGGTGCAAGTCCGTGTGGGCGATGGCCGCCAGCTCGGGAAAATCGGCCAGGGCCTCGAGCTGGAACGCCTTGGTCCTCAGGAAATCGGCCAGCTTGCTCGCCGCGGCGGTGAGCCGGCTTTCGAGGCGCTGGTCGGCGAGCCGCACCACCAGCTCGGCGGCATAACGATCATAGAGGACCACGGTGGCGGCGAGGGGCACCAGAGCCGCCAACAGGGACACCAGGAGATAGCGCGCGCTCAGGCTCGAGTGCACTGGGATGTCGCGCAACCGCCCCCATGACTGGCCCAGGACGCGGCGGGCCCGGCGCGACACCGTGGTGAAGGGACTCCCTGGCATAGGCTTCCGGTCTCGAAGGCGACTGCCGGGACATTTGAGCACGGGGCGGACGCGGTTACAATCCGCGGCCTAACCGGCCCGGCCCTCGATCACCCTCCAACCGGTGCGGCGGGCCGCCGCGGTGAGCCCGGCGTCGGGCGCCACGGCGACGGGCGTGCCCACCGACCCGAGCAGCGGCAGGTCGGACGCCGAGTTGGCGTAGGCCACGCATTCCCCCAGCGTCGTTCCATGAGCCACGCATAGGCCCTCGGCCAGCATCCGTTTTTCTTCGCCGTAGGGATGGACCAGGGGCGGGGCGGCGCTGTAGCGCCCGGCCCCATCGGTGGCGCACACGGTGGCCACCACCTGGGGCACGCCGATGGAGCGGGCCAGCGGCCAAGCGAGGAAATCGGGCGTGCCCGTGAGCAGGACCAGGCGGTCGCCCCGCTCGGCGTGGGCGCACAGCCGCTGGACCAATGCCGGGCGGATATGGCGGACCAGGTGTTCGGCCACGAAGCGCTCCCCCAGCCGGGCGATGTCCTCGACCTCGAGCCCGTACAGGTAGGCCTTGTTCTTCCTCAGCACGTCGCGCCCGTAGCGCGGCCACTCGCGGACGGCGAAGCCCGCGTAGGCCAGCATCTGGCGCGGCCCCAAGAAGCCGCGCCGGGCGAGATAGGCGGCGAAGCGCGGCTCGGAATGGGCCACCCGCAAGAGCGTCCCGTCCACGTCGATCAGCACCAGGGCCACGGCGGACTAGCGCGCCGCCCGGGCCGGGGCGACCCGCTCGGAGGCGACAAACTCCACGATCACCGGCAGGCCGCGGGCCAGGCACAGGACGACGGCGATCAACACCAGGGCGTCCTTGATGCCGAGGAGCAGGGCGCTCCTCTCCGCCCACAGTTCGGGAAACACCTGCGGCCAGGGCTGGATGAGCAGAATCCAGCAGAAGGCCAGCATCTTGGCCGCGCCGTAGGCGAAGCGCATGAAGCGTCCCGCCACCAGCCAGCGCCCGAGGGCCGTGCGCGCCATGGCGAACGGGGTCTCGCCCCGCTTGAGTCCCTGGGCGCGCACCGCGTCCACCAGGAAACCGCGGGTGAGAAAGACGATCCCGACCCATACCGGCACGAGGCCCAGGTGCACAGTCACGAGCCACAACACGTTTTCCACCACGCGATCGACGGCGATATCGAACACGGACCCGAACAGGCTTTCCTCGCGGCGCTTGCGGGCGACGTAGCCGTCAATGCCGTCGAGGGCGAAGATCAGCACGAGGAGCGGCGCATTCAGGAGCTGCCAGGGCGGCGGTAACTGGTAGACCATGACGACCAGCACGAAAAGGAGGACGAAGCGGGAGGCGGTGATCAAGTTGGCCATGGGACGCGGCGTCGAGGAATGGAGAACGATGGTATGAATGGACTCCGTTCCGGCGGCCGCCACCGCTTCCGCGCCCCCGGGCCGAGAGCGGGAGCCGGCGCGCCGGGCGTCGTGGAATTGGAAGACGATCCGGGGTTGCGGGTTCCCGAGCCCGCAGCGGCTTGGTAATGCTCTTGCCTCGACGGGCGTAGGTCGGCCCCCGAGGCCCTATAAAAAAGCCAGCCCGGAAGGCTGGCTTTCCTAGGACACGAAAGCGGACCGACTCATGCCGCCGTGGCGCGCTCCAGGAGCTTCTGGAGCTCTCCCCGTTGGTACATCTCGGTCATGATGTCCGAGCCGCCGACGAACTCCCCGTTCACGTAGAGCTGGGGGATGGTGGGCCACTGGGCGTACTCCTTGATGCCCTGGCGGATCTCCGGATCCTCCAGCACGTTCACGCTGAAGAAGTCGGTGACGCCACAGGCCTTGAGGATGTTCACCGCGTTGGCGGAAAAGCCGCACTGGGGAAACTGGGGCGTGCCTTTCATGTAGAGCAC is a genomic window containing:
- a CDS encoding ABC transporter ATP-binding protein, which encodes MGPILETRSLSKRFGAVVAAAQVSVRVAEGEVVGVIGANGAGKTTFINMVTGYLKPSEGTVHFRGRDITGLAPREVTRAGVCRSFQIPQIFRELSVLENVLIALAMLGEGRLTWVRPLRTREREERGSALLRRYAIAEYAPARAATLPQGVRKLLDIAMATVARPALLLLDEPTSGVSVEEKFPLMDTVMSAVRETGAASLFVEHDMEIVERYAPRVLAFYEGRVIADGPPEEVLGDPEVRRHVVGTELHRAGRSAPHA
- a CDS encoding branched-chain amino acid ABC transporter permease → MGKPDKTAVAAVLALATLLIAGPWLPRWLSFLVTVALARALVVAGVVVLMRAGLVSFGQGLYFCVGGYAAGLAGRYLGLTDAFALLALGLASGLAIGAVLGALLCRYREIFFAMFTLAFSMILYGILARSQALGSTDGFHVPSPTFLGYAPENAGTWVFALASLVAVACAWGLHRYFHAGLGYAGEAVRENEIRVEYLGVSARRVVYIKYVLAAGLAALGGTLTAFATGHVGPDMAYWTTSGEFVFIALMGGTAHVAAPYLGSLIFELVKSYAFQVSPYTWQLILGAVLLTIILFLPRGLWSLVAGRGRA
- a CDS encoding branched-chain amino acid ABC transporter permease — encoded protein: MLKLLAIVADGLIYASWLFIVAAGLTLVYGVMKILNLAHGSLYAVGAYAAASAAGWYFAAGYVPWGGYPVLLAAALVAGAAVSLLVERGVLRFMYGRDEVVMLLVTYAVLLMLEDLIKLVWGVNPYMAHQPYSLLGRLQVGEVSFARYDLVLIGAAVAISALLAWALERTRPGRLLKAVIYDREMAAVLGINVSRTFVITFVIGGVLGALAGALTAPLLSVVPGIGVEVIVIAFAVVVIGGLGSVAGAVVGALIVGLSRAAAVHYFPELELFVVYAVMSAVLAFRPHGLFAGAAVRKI
- a CDS encoding ABC transporter substrate-binding protein; the protein is MKDRSKQGKRFGGLATGLLAGVFLAAATAPAAAQEYRLGLVTFLSGGAAGPFGVPARNAAEMVIEAINNGTVPAPYGAKGIAGLAIKPIWVDEAGGPTKQVAEFRNLVQRDKADAVIGYISSGDCLAVAPVAEELKKLTVFFDCGTPRVFEERSYKYVFRTGPTATMDNVGAARYILELTPNLKRVNGINQNYAWGQDSWNDFIKALQKLKPGVEVGTVQWPKLFAGQYGAEISALMLHEADYVHSSFWGGDMESFVLQASARGLFAKQTPVLTTGETAMFRLADQMPEGAVIGGRGPYGVFAPDNALNRWFRESYFNRYNTWPTYPSYKMAQAILGLKAAAEKAAQAKPNPSEADIIAALEGLTFEAPSGTVKMVLGKGHQAVQEMVYGRFKREGGKPAIVNVKRYPAECVNPPDTMTSEQWIEAGFPGAKC
- a CDS encoding glutaredoxin; this translates as MSVQEKIRQQVTGHKVVLYMKGTPQFPQCGFSANAVNILKACGVTDFFSVNVLEDPEIRQGIKEYAQWPTIPQLYVNGEFVGGSDIMTEMYQRGELQKLLERATAA